Proteins encoded by one window of Halobacteriovoraceae bacterium:
- a CDS encoding UDP-N-acetylmuramoyl-L-alanyl-D-glutamate--2,6-diaminopimelate ligase produces MNNSIQSILKKYSINCNEVFTDITLNLQNAKATEIVFYHTRNSIKDIKNFKDRVEHSKAKLIIGKEKIELNDKRLYCIQNEFDNLLKELCDLFYPVKKYPKFIGVTGTNGKTTVTTLVASLLNSKNIKTITIGTVGVFLNEKKLLDFHGTTTPSYLDLRKILYRLKDEEITYCAIELSSHSLDQNRLLDIPIEMAAWTNLTQDHLDYHENMEKYLCAKLNIYKSLVGKLFIPEDSKDLEEKLSEKNVQFVKAKILEAYKCNNLPLIFSKGFNKSNLELALAVVSELTGMSFHGQDLSFLRPPRGRFNILETNKGVIVVDYAHTPDALENITKTLKDIYPDKPLITLFGCGGDRDRSKRPLMAKAVEKYSDIIILTTDNPRTEDPLQIIDDASSGLSGRKETYKICSRVEATKKGVELMNSHIFLLAGKGHEEYMDKNGEKEFYSDFQIIENLTGKKW; encoded by the coding sequence ATGAATAACTCAATTCAATCTATTTTAAAAAAATATTCTATAAATTGTAATGAAGTATTTACTGATATAACTCTCAATCTTCAAAATGCAAAAGCAACAGAGATTGTATTTTATCATACCCGAAATAGTATTAAAGATATTAAGAACTTTAAAGATAGAGTCGAACATTCAAAAGCCAAACTAATAATTGGTAAAGAAAAAATAGAGCTTAATGATAAAAGATTGTATTGTATTCAAAATGAATTTGATAATCTTTTAAAAGAACTTTGTGATCTTTTTTATCCTGTTAAAAAATATCCTAAATTTATTGGTGTTACCGGGACAAATGGAAAAACAACCGTGACAACTTTAGTTGCCTCACTGCTAAACTCCAAAAATATAAAGACAATAACCATTGGTACAGTAGGAGTATTTTTAAATGAAAAAAAACTGCTTGATTTTCATGGAACGACTACTCCCTCATATCTTGATTTGCGAAAAATCCTTTATCGTTTAAAAGACGAAGAAATCACATATTGTGCTATTGAATTGAGTTCTCATTCTTTAGATCAAAATAGGTTACTTGATATCCCTATTGAAATGGCAGCTTGGACAAATCTCACTCAAGATCATTTAGACTATCATGAAAATATGGAAAAATACCTATGTGCCAAATTAAACATTTATAAATCATTAGTCGGCAAACTTTTTATACCTGAGGATTCTAAAGATCTTGAAGAGAAACTATCAGAAAAGAATGTTCAATTTGTAAAGGCCAAGATACTTGAAGCTTATAAATGTAATAATCTACCACTTATTTTTTCAAAAGGCTTCAATAAGTCAAATCTTGAATTAGCATTGGCCGTTGTAAGTGAATTAACTGGAATGAGCTTTCATGGGCAGGACCTATCTTTTTTAAGGCCACCCAGGGGAAGATTTAATATTTTGGAAACGAATAAGGGAGTTATTGTTGTTGATTATGCTCATACCCCTGATGCATTAGAAAATATTACAAAAACATTGAAAGATATTTATCCAGACAAACCACTTATCACTTTATTTGGTTGCGGAGGAGATAGGGATAGATCAAAAAGACCATTGATGGCCAAGGCAGTTGAAAAATATTCAGATATTATTATCTTAACAACTGATAATCCAAGAACAGAAGATCCACTTCAAATTATAGATGATGCAAGTAGTGGACTGTCCGGCCGAAAAGAAACATATAAAATATGTTCTAGAGTTGAAGCAACAAAAAAAGGCGTGGAATTAATGAATAGTCACATTTTTCTTTTGGCCGGGAAAGGACATGAAGAATACATGGATAAAAATGGAGAAAAAGAATTTTATAGTG
- a CDS encoding PASTA domain-containing protein: MVSKKRITIVFVLFCLALVLILSKAFYIQVVNRAKLLAFFESQTIRTYKVYSNRGDIYDRNGRPLAINIKTYSIFTIPKNVKNGLSSYRTLTEIVPSLDFQQIKMKILKRNKYTWIARKIQLSDEQVAKIKEIEGIYIEKVPKRFYPNNEMASQILGFVGVDNSGLAGVEYLFDEDLKGGAKVVKYFKDAKGRPVKFENEENKKAKSKDIHLSIDIELQAIAEKYLRKMVLESQAKMGGVGIIDVISGELLALANYPTFDPNNLKKSNSKDRKLSFATDPIEPGSIFKILTVASALEQNIAKPDTNYYCERGRLKVEDHIISEAESVKKYEWLSVSDIIKHSSNVGTTKLAFDLTYPRLKKTLDIFGIGEKTGVEIPGESRGIGPTTENVSPLSLSNISFGQGIAVTGIQMLSVYATIANRGILVRPTLLKNRQPSEPLRVLRENTAIELEKMLIEAVEDGTGKNAKIEHFTIAGKTSTAQRPDGQGGYTGYIPGFIGYPVNVDNKFVIYVYIDGPQGEKYYGNQLAAPVFKEIAQHILYNDKRYHNFAKQSETKTKFVIDKIEVKNAASKKYGQSQIPNLKGLDKKTVQQILEKMGLKAQHRGIGVVSEQFPEPGEKIQADVELKILYRPPKYE; the protein is encoded by the coding sequence ATGGTTAGTAAAAAACGTATAACAATTGTTTTTGTTCTCTTTTGTCTTGCTCTAGTTCTTATACTAAGTAAGGCCTTTTATATTCAAGTGGTAAATCGCGCTAAATTGTTGGCCTTTTTTGAATCACAGACAATTCGTACTTACAAAGTATACTCAAATCGTGGAGATATTTATGATCGAAATGGCAGACCTCTGGCCATCAATATAAAAACTTACAGCATCTTCACAATACCAAAGAACGTCAAAAATGGTCTTTCTTCGTATAGAACTTTGACTGAAATAGTTCCTTCCTTAGATTTTCAGCAAATTAAGATGAAGATTTTAAAAAGAAATAAATACACATGGATTGCGAGAAAAATACAACTGAGCGATGAACAAGTTGCAAAAATCAAAGAAATTGAAGGCATTTATATTGAAAAAGTTCCAAAGCGATTCTACCCGAATAATGAGATGGCCTCTCAAATATTAGGCTTTGTTGGAGTTGATAACTCTGGACTTGCAGGGGTGGAATATCTTTTTGATGAAGATCTAAAAGGAGGAGCTAAGGTTGTAAAGTATTTTAAAGATGCCAAAGGAAGGCCAGTAAAATTTGAAAATGAAGAAAATAAAAAGGCCAAGAGTAAAGACATTCATTTATCTATAGATATTGAGCTACAGGCAATTGCTGAAAAATATCTACGTAAAATGGTACTTGAAAGCCAAGCAAAGATGGGAGGAGTTGGTATCATCGATGTCATATCTGGAGAATTACTGGCCCTTGCAAATTATCCAACATTTGATCCAAATAATTTAAAAAAATCAAATTCTAAAGACAGAAAATTATCATTTGCAACCGATCCAATTGAACCAGGTTCAATATTTAAAATTCTAACTGTCGCTTCGGCCTTGGAACAAAACATTGCCAAACCTGATACAAATTACTATTGCGAAAGAGGAAGACTCAAAGTTGAAGATCATATTATTAGTGAAGCAGAATCAGTGAAGAAATACGAATGGCTATCTGTATCTGATATTATTAAACATAGTTCAAATGTTGGAACAACGAAACTCGCATTTGACTTAACATATCCTCGTTTAAAAAAAACATTAGATATATTTGGAATTGGAGAAAAAACAGGGGTAGAAATTCCAGGTGAATCGAGAGGAATAGGACCTACAACTGAGAATGTATCCCCATTAAGTCTAAGTAATATCAGCTTTGGACAGGGGATTGCTGTAACAGGAATACAAATGCTCTCTGTCTATGCAACAATTGCAAATAGAGGAATCTTAGTAAGACCAACGCTACTAAAAAATAGACAACCTAGTGAGCCTTTAAGAGTTCTTAGAGAAAATACGGCCATAGAACTTGAAAAAATGTTAATTGAAGCTGTTGAAGATGGAACTGGGAAAAATGCAAAAATTGAACATTTTACTATTGCAGGTAAAACTTCAACTGCTCAAAGACCTGATGGACAAGGTGGATACACTGGATATATTCCAGGATTTATTGGTTATCCTGTAAATGTAGATAATAAATTTGTTATTTATGTCTATATTGATGGCCCTCAGGGTGAGAAGTATTATGGAAACCAGTTGGCCGCACCAGTGTTTAAAGAAATTGCCCAGCACATACTTTATAATGATAAACGATATCACAATTTTGCTAAACAATCTGAAACGAAAACTAAATTTGTTATAGATAAAATTGAAGTAAAAAATGCAGCAAGTAAAAAATATGGACAAAGTCAAATTCCAAATTTAAAAGGATTGGATAAAAAAACGGTTCAACAAATTCTTGAAAAAATGGGACTAAAAGCGCAGCATCGTGGAATTGGAGTTGTGTCTGAACAATTTCCTGAACCCGGAGAAAAAATTCAGGCCGACGTTGAACTTAAAATATTATATCGGCCACCAAAATATGAATAA
- the rsmH gene encoding 16S rRNA (cytosine(1402)-N(4))-methyltransferase RsmH, with amino-acid sequence MIYTQHYSVLKNEILDYFDENAKANDKVLFADLTFGAGGHSFAILEKFTNAKVIATDQDPDALENGRKNIQQKKYESRIHLLDTNFVHFPELVGEDELFRENYGLDGILLDLGVSSHHFDKDSRGFSFRNDAELDMRMNNRSVSDQVSAKEIINTYEEGELADLIFHYGEERYSRRIAKTIVETRIKSPINTTKELENICFHAYPKKNRFGRISPATRTFQALRIAVNRELEVLKNVLPGLVPLLKKNGKIFVISFHSLEDRIVKHSFKELEDLNILTKRPILPSEEEVKENSRSRSAKLRIAVKK; translated from the coding sequence ATGATTTATACACAGCACTATTCGGTTCTTAAGAATGAAATACTTGATTATTTTGATGAAAATGCAAAAGCAAATGACAAGGTGCTGTTTGCTGATCTCACATTTGGAGCTGGAGGTCATAGCTTTGCAATTCTAGAGAAATTTACAAACGCAAAAGTCATCGCTACAGACCAGGATCCAGATGCATTAGAAAATGGTAGAAAAAATATTCAGCAAAAAAAGTATGAAAGTCGTATTCATTTATTAGATACTAATTTTGTCCACTTTCCTGAGCTAGTAGGTGAAGATGAGTTATTTAGAGAAAACTACGGATTAGATGGAATTTTACTTGATCTTGGTGTTTCGAGTCATCATTTTGACAAAGATTCTAGAGGCTTTTCATTTCGAAATGATGCCGAATTAGATATGAGAATGAATAATAGATCAGTTTCTGATCAAGTATCAGCGAAAGAGATAATAAATACGTATGAAGAAGGTGAGCTTGCAGATCTCATTTTCCATTATGGAGAGGAGCGTTATTCTCGCAGAATTGCTAAAACAATTGTTGAAACAAGAATCAAATCTCCGATAAATACAACTAAGGAATTAGAAAACATTTGCTTTCATGCTTACCCAAAGAAAAATCGTTTCGGTAGAATTTCTCCTGCTACAAGAACTTTTCAAGCATTACGCATTGCGGTCAATAGAGAACTAGAGGTTCTAAAAAATGTTTTACCCGGTCTTGTGCCACTGCTTAAAAAAAATGGTAAAATATTTGTGATTAGCTTTCATTCGCTAGAAGATAGAATTGTAAAGCACTCTTTCAAAGAGCTAGAAGATTTGAATATTTTAACCAAGAGACCAATTCTACCAAGTGAAGAAGAAGTTAAAGAAAATTCACGTTCACGTTCAGCAAAACTTAGAATTGCTGTAAAAAAATGA
- the mtnP gene encoding S-methyl-5'-thioadenosine phosphorylase: protein MKDKIRFAIIGGSGLYNIEGVEILEKLEFDTPYGRPSTPVYTVGTKEGDRAYFIARHGANHEFSPSEVNYRANIFVLKKLGVEILLSVSAVGSLKEELPPKTLFLPDQFIDWTKGLRKRTFFEDGVVGHVSCADPISNELKDIIYTLAVKQKISIQKNGSYICIEGPQFSTRAESQLYRSFGASVIGMTNVPEAFLAKEAALAYSTLALVTDFDCWKEENVNVEEVVTTMKYNQVQASILIKELISYFSHHELKYEKFNKNVIMTKNVKLNETMKVILK from the coding sequence ATGAAAGATAAAATTAGATTTGCTATTATCGGGGGCTCTGGACTATACAATATTGAAGGGGTGGAAATTCTTGAAAAACTTGAATTTGATACCCCATATGGTAGGCCTTCAACTCCTGTTTACACTGTTGGTACAAAAGAAGGTGATAGAGCATATTTTATTGCTAGACATGGAGCAAATCACGAATTTTCTCCAAGTGAAGTCAACTATAGGGCCAATATTTTTGTCCTTAAAAAACTTGGTGTAGAAATTCTCTTATCTGTCTCAGCAGTGGGTTCTCTCAAGGAAGAACTCCCGCCCAAAACACTTTTTTTACCTGATCAGTTTATAGATTGGACTAAAGGACTTAGAAAAAGGACTTTTTTTGAAGATGGTGTGGTAGGACACGTATCTTGTGCTGATCCGATCTCAAATGAATTAAAAGATATTATTTATACTCTTGCAGTAAAACAAAAAATTTCTATTCAAAAAAATGGAAGTTATATTTGCATTGAAGGCCCACAATTTTCAACCAGAGCAGAATCACAACTTTACAGATCTTTTGGGGCCAGTGTAATAGGGATGACAAACGTACCAGAGGCCTTTTTGGCAAAAGAGGCGGCATTGGCCTATTCAACATTAGCACTTGTGACTGATTTTGATTGTTGGAAAGAAGAAAATGTAAATGTAGAAGAAGTAGTGACTACGATGAAGTATAATCAAGTACAGGCCAGTATTTTAATAAAAGAATTAATCTCTTATTTTTCACATCATGAACTGAAATATGAAAAATTTAATAAAAATGTCATTATGACAAAAAATGTAAAACTAAATGAAACGATGAAAGTAATATTAAAATGA
- a CDS encoding zinc carboxypeptidase translates to MKMLIFILLFSSNLFAQNYFVELKAKDSNERTKLAEIIHIDQVLGDRVYSVMNEKHLKYIQENFPKQIVQFYMIKDEHVHDGLSVLSDEIEFPKGDEPYHTYDEVLDELNTLSKKYSNISELITIGQSVEGREIPALIIKNKSLWPKESLPPGTLIVGTHHAREHLSTEIPLLAINYLLKNYQSDEEIKNLIDNREIIFIPMLNPDGVIHDIKGKKYKYWRKNRQENHSGDLGVDLNRNYSFMWGTGGSSSRTWSDTYMGPHPFSEPETQAIRKIVDEKPNLRVLLSVHTFGEMILYPWGHKTEDVVGKDGLVFKKMAQDMAKWNKYSPMRGIDLYKVSGDTCDWAYGEKGIFCFTFELSPRFSRSRGNFYPGTSIIESTFRENLNPILYLIKNSADPYSVIE, encoded by the coding sequence ATGAAAATGCTTATCTTTATATTACTGTTTTCTAGTAATCTCTTTGCACAAAATTATTTTGTAGAGCTTAAAGCAAAAGATTCTAATGAAAGAACAAAACTAGCAGAAATTATCCATATTGATCAAGTATTAGGAGATAGAGTTTATTCAGTAATGAATGAAAAACATCTCAAGTATATTCAAGAAAATTTTCCAAAACAAATCGTTCAATTTTATATGATAAAAGATGAGCACGTCCACGATGGCCTTAGTGTGCTGAGTGATGAAATAGAATTTCCAAAGGGAGATGAACCATATCATACATATGATGAGGTATTGGATGAGCTGAATACATTAAGTAAGAAATATTCCAATATTTCAGAACTTATTACAATTGGTCAATCTGTTGAAGGAAGAGAAATACCTGCACTTATCATTAAAAATAAATCGCTATGGCCAAAGGAAAGTTTGCCTCCTGGAACATTAATTGTTGGAACTCATCATGCGAGAGAACATCTTTCTACTGAAATTCCCCTATTAGCGATTAACTATCTTCTAAAAAATTATCAATCAGATGAAGAGATTAAAAATTTGATCGACAATCGTGAGATTATCTTCATTCCTATGCTTAATCCAGATGGAGTGATCCATGATATAAAAGGCAAAAAATATAAATACTGGAGAAAAAACAGACAAGAAAACCATAGTGGAGATCTGGGAGTTGATCTTAACAGAAATTATTCTTTTATGTGGGGAACTGGTGGTTCTTCAAGTAGAACTTGGTCAGATACATATATGGGGCCACATCCCTTTTCTGAACCAGAAACACAGGCCATAAGAAAAATTGTCGATGAAAAACCAAATCTTAGAGTACTTTTAAGTGTTCATACATTTGGTGAAATGATTCTGTATCCTTGGGGCCATAAAACAGAAGATGTTGTGGGCAAAGATGGATTAGTGTTTAAAAAAATGGCACAAGACATGGCCAAGTGGAATAAGTATAGCCCTATGAGAGGAATCGATCTTTACAAGGTCTCAGGGGACACTTGTGACTGGGCCTATGGAGAAAAAGGGATTTTTTGTTTTACCTTTGAACTCTCCCCAAGATTCTCCAGATCTCGAGGAAATTTTTATCCAGGTACTTCGATAATTGAAAGTACTTTTAGAGAAAATCTTAATCCAATACTTTACTTGATTAAAAATAGTGCAGATCCCTATAGCGTTATAGAGTAA
- a CDS encoding GTPase domain-containing protein: MSFVNYHTKEINCKIVYYGPGLCGKTTNIQYVYQKTSGDNKGKMITLNTENERTLFFDFLPLELGEIRGFNTRFHLYTVPGQVFYEASRKLILRGVDGIVFVADSQVERMEANLESLKGLEKNLSEQGYSMTTIPIVMQWNKRDLPNVSSVDDLSSQLNRWKFSEYEASATRGNGVFETLKGISKLVLMNLRTNIQEESRI; this comes from the coding sequence ATGTCATTTGTGAATTACCACACGAAAGAAATTAACTGTAAAATTGTATATTATGGGCCTGGACTTTGTGGAAAAACAACAAACATCCAATACGTTTATCAAAAGACCAGTGGGGATAATAAGGGCAAGATGATTACTCTTAACACTGAAAATGAAAGAACGCTCTTTTTTGATTTTCTACCTCTGGAACTTGGAGAGATTAGAGGTTTTAATACCAGGTTTCATTTATACACAGTGCCGGGGCAAGTTTTTTACGAGGCCAGTAGAAAGCTTATTTTACGTGGTGTAGATGGAATTGTTTTCGTGGCCGACTCCCAAGTCGAAAGAATGGAGGCCAATCTAGAAAGTTTGAAAGGATTAGAAAAGAACCTTTCAGAACAAGGATACAGTATGACTACTATTCCAATTGTTATGCAATGGAACAAGAGAGATCTTCCAAATGTTTCTTCAGTTGATGATTTATCTTCTCAGCTTAACAGATGGAAATTTTCAGAATATGAGGCCAGTGCAACTCGAGGAAATGGAGTTTTTGAAACTTTAAAAGGTATCAGCAAACTCGTACTTATGAATCTGAGGACAAATATTCAAGAAGAAAGTAGAATTTAG
- the recR gene encoding recombination protein RecR: MEYPSKLQQAVDSFSKLPGVGPKSAMRYVMSLINWKTTELQLFGESIKNLSEIKYCEECGLFSDEAICEICSNQQRWEDKTLCVVERITDCMAIEQSDTYRGVYHILGGVLNPLMGVGPQELKLDNFFKRIEQKKIESVILAINPSVEGDATCSYIKHELPSDIRVERIGFGIPIGGNLEYLDAMTISKALENRQAL; encoded by the coding sequence ATGGAGTATCCTAGTAAACTTCAACAAGCTGTTGATTCATTTTCAAAATTGCCAGGTGTCGGCCCAAAATCAGCGATGAGATATGTGATGTCACTCATTAACTGGAAAACAACAGAGCTGCAACTTTTTGGCGAATCCATAAAAAACCTCTCAGAGATCAAATATTGTGAAGAATGTGGGCTTTTTAGTGATGAGGCCATTTGTGAAATCTGCTCAAATCAACAACGTTGGGAGGATAAAACTCTTTGTGTTGTTGAAAGAATCACCGACTGCATGGCCATTGAACAAAGTGATACCTATCGAGGGGTCTATCATATTTTAGGTGGAGTACTTAACCCTCTTATGGGAGTAGGCCCACAAGAATTAAAATTAGATAATTTTTTTAAGAGAATTGAGCAAAAGAAGATTGAATCAGTCATTTTAGCGATTAACCCTTCCGTTGAAGGTGATGCAACGTGTTCTTACATTAAGCATGAATTACCCTCCGATATTCGTGTGGAAAGAATAGGATTTGGCATACCGATTGGTGGTAATCTAGAATACTTAGATGCAATGACAATTTCAAAGGCACTTGAAAATAGACAAGCGTTATAA
- a CDS encoding YbaB/EbfC family nucleoid-associated protein, with protein MAKNMNALLRQAQQMQSKLSTLQKELETRELETSSGGGMVTIRINGKQELLDLKLNPECVDPSDVEMLEELIKTAVNQAVKESQEMVSSAMSKVTGGVNIPGLF; from the coding sequence ATGGCCAAAAATATGAATGCTCTTTTGAGACAGGCCCAACAAATGCAGTCAAAGTTATCCACATTACAAAAAGAACTTGAAACAAGGGAGCTAGAGACTTCTTCAGGTGGTGGAATGGTGACAATTCGTATAAACGGTAAACAAGAGCTGCTGGATTTAAAACTTAATCCAGAGTGTGTGGATCCATCAGACGTTGAAATGCTTGAAGAACTTATTAAAACAGCAGTTAACCAGGCCGTGAAAGAATCTCAAGAAATGGTATCAAGTGCGATGTCAAAGGTTACTGGTGGTGTAAATATACCTGGATTATTTTAA
- the dnaX gene encoding DNA polymerase III subunit gamma/tau yields MSYQVLARKWRPKKFEDVIGQSHVTEGLKNALNHNRLGHAYLMTGTRGVGKTSVARIFAKALRCNNRTSDGNPCNQCQSCIEIDDGSSIDVLELDAASNNSVDDIRQIVENVQYLPSSGKYKVYIIDEVHMLSVNAFNALLKTLEEPPEHVIFVMATTEAQKLLGTVLSRCQRFDFRHASSQDLKNHVLKLSKEENFQFEDERLVDYVVKLARGSFRDALSLLDQVLSFSKDGNIDEETVVYALGMARLSAIKVLLESILIGDHQSISKKFRSILAENVSVENIFLSLLDLLFDVIEAIDLPNVLSTLIDNKKLEDIEASELFWIYEVLSKDSSWVLHSLCPDSSAILVLKKVALRREFFTKKIEGQRKTIVKKEEKVADFSEIRKELDKVSLEQKETKQVPVQEQKEAPQKESKSWEMFLNFLMKISPAMASNLEQGNIIGELDLQAPILELKLGFSSSSKLFYDYLSEKGVYDRLKTQAAQYFEKDKDKIQLVLKLEGNEFLSLADLHKKEILESKKLKEENLRGHPMVLKAQEMFNSQLDKVSISD; encoded by the coding sequence ATGTCATACCAAGTATTAGCGAGAAAGTGGAGGCCAAAAAAGTTTGAAGACGTAATAGGCCAGTCGCATGTTACAGAAGGTCTTAAAAATGCCCTAAATCATAATCGGCTTGGACATGCTTATCTTATGACCGGAACAAGAGGGGTTGGGAAAACGTCTGTTGCGAGGATTTTTGCCAAAGCTTTGCGTTGCAATAATCGGACTTCTGATGGAAATCCCTGCAATCAGTGTCAGTCATGTATAGAAATAGATGATGGCAGCAGTATTGATGTACTTGAGCTTGATGCCGCTTCAAATAATAGTGTCGATGATATTCGTCAGATAGTTGAAAATGTTCAGTATCTTCCTTCGAGTGGAAAATACAAAGTCTATATTATAGATGAGGTTCACATGCTTAGTGTGAACGCGTTTAATGCACTTTTAAAGACGCTGGAAGAACCTCCTGAACATGTAATATTTGTGATGGCCACAACCGAGGCCCAAAAATTGTTGGGCACAGTATTGTCGCGCTGCCAGCGTTTTGATTTTAGGCATGCTTCTTCACAAGATTTAAAAAATCATGTTTTAAAACTTTCTAAAGAAGAAAACTTTCAATTTGAAGATGAGAGACTTGTTGATTACGTTGTTAAGCTGGCCAGAGGTTCTTTTAGAGATGCTCTATCTTTGCTCGATCAAGTTTTAAGTTTTAGCAAAGATGGAAATATTGATGAGGAAACGGTTGTCTATGCTTTAGGTATGGCCAGATTATCGGCAATAAAAGTATTGCTGGAGAGTATTTTAATTGGTGATCATCAGAGTATTTCAAAAAAATTTAGGAGCATTCTTGCAGAGAACGTTTCAGTGGAAAATATATTTCTTTCACTACTTGATTTACTTTTTGATGTAATTGAAGCGATCGATTTACCAAATGTATTGTCGACTCTTATAGACAATAAGAAACTGGAGGATATAGAGGCCTCGGAGCTATTTTGGATTTATGAAGTTTTATCTAAGGATTCTAGTTGGGTTTTACATTCTCTATGCCCTGATAGTTCAGCAATTTTAGTTTTAAAAAAAGTTGCTCTACGCCGAGAGTTTTTCACGAAGAAGATTGAAGGACAGAGAAAAACAATTGTAAAAAAGGAAGAAAAAGTAGCTGATTTTTCTGAAATAAGAAAAGAACTCGATAAAGTCTCACTCGAGCAAAAAGAAACAAAACAAGTGCCTGTGCAAGAACAGAAAGAAGCCCCACAAAAAGAATCTAAAAGTTGGGAAATGTTTTTGAACTTTCTGATGAAAATTTCACCGGCCATGGCCAGTAACTTAGAACAGGGAAATATTATTGGAGAGCTCGATTTGCAAGCTCCCATTTTGGAACTTAAATTAGGCTTTTCTAGCTCATCAAAATTATTCTATGATTATCTCTCTGAAAAAGGAGTGTATGATCGTTTAAAAACACAAGCTGCTCAGTATTTTGAAAAAGACAAAGATAAAATCCAATTAGTTTTAAAACTCGAAGGAAATGAGTTTTTGTCACTTGCAGATTTGCACAAAAAAGAAATACTAGAAAGTAAAAAATTGAAAGAAGAAAATTTAAGGGGTCACCCAATGGTTTTGAAGGCCCAAGAAATGTTTAACAGTCAACTTGATAAAGTAAGTATATCGGATTAA
- a CDS encoding AgmX/PglI C-terminal domain-containing protein — MKTFILCIFAAFLISCSHTETEQWMNDVRWEVPQEELSKIDYFLDTAYFYEVVEADKNDVGQSDRDSNYLQFESEHPKKLRKVERNTPLTTSEIVHRILASHSSNLNQCISYDQNSKSRSKVTFVFTIRPDGKIQRVGIGESTLDMGAKACMIEKLYELQFPKNMANRNIRVNQPIIF, encoded by the coding sequence ATGAAGACATTTATTTTATGTATATTTGCCGCTTTTTTGATTTCATGTTCGCATACTGAAACTGAACAGTGGATGAACGACGTTCGCTGGGAAGTTCCGCAAGAGGAGCTTTCAAAAATTGATTATTTTTTAGATACGGCCTATTTCTATGAAGTAGTAGAAGCTGATAAAAACGATGTTGGTCAGAGCGATAGAGACTCAAATTATCTGCAGTTTGAAAGTGAACACCCCAAAAAACTTCGAAAAGTAGAGAGAAACACTCCCCTAACCACTTCTGAAATAGTTCACAGAATTTTAGCTTCACATTCAAGTAATCTTAACCAATGTATCTCCTATGATCAAAATTCAAAATCTCGCTCAAAGGTTACCTTTGTTTTTACGATTAGACCTGATGGCAAAATCCAAAGGGTTGGAATTGGCGAATCTACCTTAGATATGGGTGCTAAGGCCTGTATGATTGAAAAACTCTATGAACTTCAATTTCCAAAAAATATGGCCAATAGAAATATCAGGGTTAATCAGCCCATCATATTTTAA